From Oncorhynchus clarkii lewisi isolate Uvic-CL-2024 chromosome 26, UVic_Ocla_1.0, whole genome shotgun sequence, the proteins below share one genomic window:
- the LOC139385006 gene encoding pygopus homolog 1-like produces the protein MSKEQDKDTFSLKRTRGGDGGLDDLGGPGALLDSPDKKKCKSNAQAPFFAPLSEYAPSPNRSADHLVAANPFDDNYNAPSFKPLSSGNPYFGNPHYPGCSGYGPPRMDHIMPNRMPSSYRGPYQIRNQLHPFAQTQMGMGFNRPPGFNYGYHENPNYGNHPPLNNNNNSIMPLPPNQSFRPGPRGNLNQVHLHNVTQSTSPDMGPSFRSAVIPIGNPPPRPGMDSSPGFIRQQQNNSFAQSNTPTPKQDMSEVVSSKSTSQNTSPRKRSHGSEEIMGQKNSVDLKSKNRGALVCQGASQPNTTEKINGIIHPNNDSLKKSPQSGRRMEAAPLERSRSNGGGGVVINKTLMHPNRPSHSSTEPVFPCGICLNEVNDDQEAILCEASCQKWFHRVCTGMTETAYNLLTAEVSAVWGCDICMEEKGAQLHRTKEITGQPAGQQPTVNIE, from the exons GTGGAGATGGTGGGCTTGATGATCTAGGAGGGCCGGGTGCTCTGCTGGATAGCCCAGACAAGAAAAAGTGCAAGTCGAACGCACAG GCTCCTTTCTTCGCTCCCCTATCTGAGTATGCTCCATCACCAAACCGAAGTGCCGACCACCTAGTGGCTGCCAATCCTTTTGATGACAACTACAACGCACCATCTTTCAAGCCTCTGTCCTCCGGGAACCCATATTTTGGCAACCCGCACTACCCTGGCTGCAGTGGCTATGGCCCGCCCAGGATGGACCACATCATGCCCAATAGGATGCCCTCTTCTTACAGGGGTCCCTACCAGATACGAAACCAGCTCCACCCTTTTGCCCAGACTCAAATGGGCATGGGGTTCAATCGACCCCCCGGCTTTAACTATGGTTACCATGAAAATCCCAATTATGGTAACCATCCAccattaaacaacaacaacaacagtatcaTGCCACTTCCACCCAATCAATCTTTCAGACCAGGTCCCCGTGGCAACTTAAATCAGGTGCATCTGCATAATGTGACCCAAAGCACTTCTCCTGACATGGGCCCGAGCTTTAGATCAGCAGTCATCCCAATTGGGAATCCACCTCCCCGACCCGGCATGGACTCTAGTCCCGGTTTTATTCGGCAGCAGCAAAACAACAGCTTTGCCCAGTCCAATACACCCACACCTAAACAGGACATGAGTGAGGTGGTGTCAAGCAAAAGTACATCCCAGAATACATCTCCACGGAAACGAAGCCATGGCTCAGAGGAGATCATGGGTCAGAAAAACTCTGTCGACCTGAAATCAAAGAATAGAGGCGCCCTGGTCTGTCAGGGTGCAAGTCAGCCTAACACCACAGAGAAAATCAACGGCATCATCCATCCCAATAATGATTCTCTGAAGAAGTCCCCACAGTCAGGCAGGCGCATGGAGGCAGCCCCCCTGGAGCGGAGTAGAAGcaatggaggtggtggtgtggtcATCAATAAGACACTGATGCATCCCAACAggcctagccactcctccacagaGCCTGTGTTTCCATGTGGAATATGCCTGAATGAAGTGAATGATGACCAGGAAGCTATCCTGTGTGAGGCCTCATGTCAAAAATGGTTCCACAGGGTTTGTACTGGAATGACTGAGACAGCTTATAACCTGTTGACAGCAGAGGTGTCGGCAGTGTGGGGCTGTGACATCTGCATGGAGGAGAAAGGGGCACAGCTCCATAGAACAAAGGAGATAACAGGGCAGCCAGCAGGGCAGCAGCCAACAGTTAACATCGAGTGA